One stretch of Deinococcus taeanensis DNA includes these proteins:
- a CDS encoding threonine aldolase family protein, translated as MPATPASNAELRAACTRVLSLHRPLGPRAWFERLATSPYSALEIDQYGQGEAVQLLEERVAALLGKPAAVFVPKGTVAQMAALRVHTDRRLTRAVALHPLSHIDLDEDGAAERLHDLTLLRVGSPQGPFTRADLTAVRERLGALVIELPLRRAAFQLPPWAALADLRAWAGARGVPVHLDGARLWSSAPGYGRDLTEIAALADSVYVSLYKDVGGLGGCVLAGEQDFIDEARPWLARHGSVMYRSFPLVVSALDGLDRHLPRVASYVARARAMAARLAEVEGLRVRPGVPHTSGFQVLMDGDPEPLWDAARGLAADRGVWLVNDVRPTAVPGISVAEVQVGDAAEDFTDDEVAQLFGALLRGARLTEGP; from the coding sequence CGGGTGCTCAGCCTTCACCGGCCGCTCGGGCCGCGCGCGTGGTTCGAACGCCTGGCCACCTCACCCTACTCGGCGCTGGAGATCGACCAGTACGGCCAGGGTGAAGCGGTGCAGCTGCTCGAGGAGCGCGTCGCGGCGCTGCTGGGCAAGCCCGCGGCGGTGTTTGTGCCCAAAGGCACCGTGGCCCAGATGGCCGCCCTGCGCGTTCATACCGACCGGCGCCTGACGCGCGCGGTCGCGCTGCACCCGCTCAGTCACATTGATCTGGATGAGGACGGCGCCGCCGAACGCCTGCACGACCTGACCCTGCTGCGCGTGGGAAGTCCCCAGGGGCCGTTCACCCGCGCTGATCTGACCGCCGTCCGTGAACGGCTCGGCGCGCTGGTGATCGAGCTGCCCCTGCGCCGGGCCGCCTTTCAGCTGCCGCCGTGGGCGGCGCTCGCCGATCTCCGCGCGTGGGCCGGGGCGCGGGGCGTGCCGGTGCACCTGGACGGCGCGCGCCTGTGGAGCAGCGCGCCGGGGTACGGGCGCGACCTGACCGAGATCGCGGCCCTGGCCGACTCGGTGTACGTCTCGCTGTACAAGGACGTGGGCGGCCTGGGCGGCTGCGTGCTGGCCGGGGAGCAGGACTTCATCGACGAGGCGCGCCCCTGGCTGGCGCGGCACGGCAGCGTGATGTACCGGTCCTTTCCGCTGGTGGTGTCTGCCCTCGACGGCCTGGACCGGCACCTGCCGCGCGTCGCGTCGTACGTGGCGAGGGCGCGCGCCATGGCCGCCCGGCTCGCGGAGGTGGAGGGCCTGCGCGTCCGGCCGGGTGTGCCTCACACCAGCGGGTTTCAGGTGCTGATGGACGGGGATCCGGAGCCGCTCTGGGACGCGGCGCGTGGCCTGGCCGCCGACCGGGGCGTGTGGCTCGTCAACGACGTCCGTCCCACGGCCGTGCCGGGGATCAGCGTGGCGGAGGTGCAGGTGGGTGACGCCGCGGAGGACTTCACCGACGACGAGGTGGCGCAGCTGTTCGGGGCGCTGCTCCGGGGAGCGCGTCTGACGGAAGGTCCCTGA
- a CDS encoding IS1/IS1595 family N-terminal zinc-binding domain-containing protein — MTGVKCSMNGLECPQCGAVRIVKNGHAHSGKLRHLCRACSSQFTLNPTWHRISSEQVALVDRLLTERISHKGICRVTGVRRSWFRLHLKALARVVPHELDSSDSVTKKA, encoded by the coding sequence ATGACGGGTGTGAAATGCAGCATGAACGGTCTGGAGTGTCCGCAGTGCGGCGCCGTCCGCATCGTCAAAAACGGCCATGCCCACAGCGGCAAGCTACGCCACTTGTGTCGGGCGTGTAGCTCCCAGTTCACGCTCAACCCGACCTGGCACCGCATTTCGAGTGAGCAGGTCGCCCTGGTCGACCGGTTACTCACCGAACGGATCTCCCATAAGGGCATCTGCCGGGTGACAGGGGTCAGGCGCTCCTGGTTCCGCCTGCACCTCAAAGCACTTGCCCGCGTCGTGCCACACGAATTGGACAGCTCGGACTCCGTGACAAAAAAAGCCTGA
- a CDS encoding IS1 family transposase, with amino-acid sequence MLECDEVCTFVSNHQRPLWIWLAMDRHTRRIVGCFLGPRDTLGAYGLWHSLETPYLDAVCDTDRLAADKSVVFGGLHRIGGTQPIERLNATLRARVAHLVGRSLSFCRRQSHLETVVWLFIHQYNASFP; translated from the coding sequence GTGCTGGAATGCGATGAGGTATGCACGTTCGTGAGCAACCATCAACGCCCGCTGTGGATCTGGCTGGCCATGGACCGGCACACCCGACGGATCGTCGGGTGCTTCCTGGGGCCACGTGACACGTTGGGTGCGTATGGGCTGTGGCACAGTCTGGAAACACCGTACCTGGACGCGGTGTGTGACACGGACCGCCTCGCGGCCGATAAGAGCGTGGTCTTCGGTGGACTCCACCGCATCGGCGGCACTCAACCCATCGAGCGCTTGAACGCCACCTTGCGCGCCCGGGTGGCCCATCTGGTGGGCCGTTCGCTGTCGTTTTGCCGGCGTCAGTCTCACCTGGAAACCGTCGTCTGGCTCTTTATCCACCAGTACAACGCGTCATTCCCTTGA